Proteins co-encoded in one Candidatus Coatesbacteria bacterium genomic window:
- a CDS encoding T9SS type A sorting domain-containing protein, with product SYLDRAPDGDHDYYLELVQTSGEVLRYGPLNVSFDAAGSAAVRLTEAYPNPSSGAVNLEIELPETTDCELAVYDLSGRRVATVHNGQLSAGRHVLTWNGEAAAGIYIAHLRVADQLLTRRLALVR from the coding sequence CTCCTACCTCGATCGCGCCCCCGACGGCGACCACGATTACTATCTCGAACTCGTCCAAACCAGCGGCGAGGTGCTGCGCTACGGTCCGTTGAACGTCAGTTTCGACGCCGCCGGCAGCGCCGCCGTCCGACTGACCGAAGCTTACCCCAACCCCTCCAGCGGTGCGGTCAATCTCGAGATCGAACTCCCCGAGACCACCGACTGCGAACTGGCCGTCTACGACCTCTCCGGTCGCCGCGTGGCCACCGTCCACAACGGCCAGCTCTCCGCCGGCCGCCATGTGCTGACATGGAACGGCGAAGCCGCAGCGGGCATCTACATCGCCCACCTGCGTGTCGCTGATCAACTGCTGACCCGGCGCCTGGCCCTGGTCCGCTAG